In a genomic window of Bacillota bacterium:
- a CDS encoding aminopeptidase P family N-terminal domain-containing protein has protein sequence MGATSEGRRQEVEVKRQRLNRLMTALELDGILIGRRDNFAWATGGADNHVKLATETGAGMLLVLPDRWTLIATNIETPRLSREELESLPVPLDVEAAPWHLGVESAVERLVRGRRVGSDTGIAGTMNVHPALAGLRLPLT, from the coding sequence ATGGGAGCCACAAGCGAGGGCCGCCGCCAGGAGGTGGAAGTGAAGCGCCAGCGCCTCAACCGCCTGATGACGGCGCTGGAGCTGGACGGGATTTTGATCGGCCGGCGTGACAACTTCGCCTGGGCCACCGGCGGCGCCGACAACCACGTGAAACTCGCCACCGAAACCGGGGCGGGGATGCTGCTCGTCCTGCCCGACCGCTGGACGCTGATTGCCACCAACATCGAAACGCCAAGGCTTTCCCGCGAGGAACTCGAGAGCCTGCCCGTGCCGCTCGACGTGGAGGCGGCGCCCTGGCACCTGGGCGTGGAGTCGGCGGTGGAACGCCTGGTGCGGGGCCGGCGGGTCGGCTCGGACACGGGCATCGCAGGCACCATGAACGTCCACCCCGCGCTGGCGGGACTGCGACTGCCGCTGACT